TCGAAAAATATGTTTGGCAAAATAAGTGATTATCTGCATTTAATTAGAGAGAAAACGTTGTTTTGAAAAAGAAGGTAGGgacatgttttttcaaaatgcaGTTTTTAAATGCATAATCTATTCTGGAAACGCAAacacaaacaccccctaaatagTATTAGCACAGTACATGCGTAATACGATAGTGGTAGTGATGATGACGGTCTGGTGGGGGCGACAAGTGTTGATGGCGGAGACTATTGTGGTGATGGTGTGTAAGCGATGTATGCTAAAATATTTTAGATGATAAGAGTTTAAGGTGCTAATTAATAAGATAAATGTTTAGagataaattaattcattaaaagaaaattaaataatttccAATAACTTTTTTCATCATAAGAGattaattaaagataattaagttATTACTAgtgtaacttttttataaatatttttaaaagaagaagagtttaaaatcattattatttatttttcaatttttctacACGTATATAACAAATGGATAAGAATCCTACATTTCTATCTTCTCATTTCTTCTCCCTTTTCAACCCCTTCACTCTCCATCCCAAACCcgaactcaaaaaaaaaaaaacatgtcccTCACCGGTCGGATATCCACCATAACCCCACAATCCCACCACCATCCATCCACCATCTCCGCCACCACATTCCTCCCTCTCCGCCGCACCAACACCGTCTCTTTCAGCCCCTCGACCACTTTCCTCAACCCAATCCTCAAACCCCACAAAATTCCAACAATCATAACACGAAACAACTCACCGCGTAAATCGACACCCATCAAAATGAGCATGGAAGCAGGAATAGGACTAATGGGGACCAAATTAGGAATGATGACATATTTTGAACCAACTGGGAAAGTAGTCCCAGTTACTGTAATTGGGTTTAAAGAAGGAAATGTAGTAACTCAAGTTAAAACCGACGAAACGGACGGGTATAATGCAGTTCAAGTTGGGTATAGGAGAGTTAGAGATAAGAAATTGACAAAACCTGAAATGGGTCATCTTGAAAAAGCAGGTGTGATTCCATTAAGGCATTTGCAGGAGTTTAGATTGCAAAATGTTGATGGTTTTGAAGCTAATCAGAAGTTGGTTTTGGAAGAGTTGTTTAAAGAAGGTGATTTGGTTGATGTTAGTGGTACTACTATTGGAAAAGGGTTTCAAGGTATTTtctttaccttttctttttgaTTGATTCAAAGTTGGAATTGTTTTTGGGAAA
The sequence above is drawn from the Erigeron canadensis isolate Cc75 chromosome 4, C_canadensis_v1, whole genome shotgun sequence genome and encodes:
- the LOC122596276 gene encoding 50S ribosomal protein L3, chloroplastic; this translates as MSLTGRISTITPQSHHHPSTISATTFLPLRRTNTVSFSPSTTFLNPILKPHKIPTIITRNNSPRKSTPIKMSMEAGIGLMGTKLGMMTYFEPTGKVVPVTVIGFKEGNVVTQVKTDETDGYNAVQVGYRRVRDKKLTKPEMGHLEKAGVIPLRHLQEFRLQNVDGFEANQKLVLEELFKEGDLVDVSGTTIGKGFQGGIKRHNFRRGPMSHGSKSHRALGSIGAGTTPGRVYPGKKMPGRMGGTKTKIRKLKIVKIDSDLRIVMINGAVPGKPGNLIRITPAKIVGKNIPKN